A stretch of Candidatus Neomarinimicrobiota bacterium DNA encodes these proteins:
- a CDS encoding ExbD/TolR family protein, producing the protein MKFRSKTQVKSEIPTASMPDIIFMLLVFFMVTTVLREFEGLNLLLPSASKIERLEFKRNTAHVWVSKAGLVSIDDKSVPIPTIRRVIYAKIAENPKLTISLKADRDTPMKIIMDVQQEFRQANALKVNYAARSRAV; encoded by the coding sequence ATGAAGTTTAGATCCAAAACCCAGGTTAAGTCCGAGATTCCCACTGCGTCTATGCCGGATATCATCTTTATGCTACTGGTATTCTTCATGGTAACTACCGTCTTGCGGGAATTCGAGGGGCTGAACCTTCTCCTTCCCAGCGCCTCAAAAATAGAGAGGCTGGAGTTTAAGCGGAATACGGCCCATGTGTGGGTTTCCAAAGCCGGCCTGGTATCGATTGATGATAAAAGCGTGCCCATCCCTACTATCCGCCGGGTTATCTATGCCAAAATAGCGGAAAATCCCAAGCTGACGATCTCCCTTAAGGCTGACCGGGATACACCGATGAAGATCATTATGGATGTGCAGCAAGAGTTCCGGCAAGCCAACGCTCTGAAAGTCAACTACGCGGCCAGGTCGAGGGCTGTTTAA
- a CDS encoding ExbD/TolR family protein: protein MQRKRSKLKEIPSASMADIAFLLLIFFLVTTTISMDKGIGQLLPAIGEELEVNPKNITKVLVNATGQILHDEELISLSQLRTRVKNMLAQNDKLIVSVKTHPQTKHQDYIDVLDYLKQAGATRISIAEPDF from the coding sequence ATGCAACGCAAACGCAGTAAGCTCAAAGAAATACCCTCCGCCTCCATGGCGGACATAGCCTTCCTGCTGCTGATTTTCTTCCTGGTTACGACCACCATCAGCATGGACAAAGGTATCGGCCAGTTGTTGCCTGCCATTGGTGAGGAGTTGGAGGTCAACCCGAAGAATATCACCAAAGTATTGGTGAACGCTACCGGCCAGATATTGCATGATGAGGAATTGATATCGCTGAGCCAGTTGCGCACAAGGGTGAAGAACATGCTGGCCCAGAACGATAAGCTCATTGTATCGGTTAAGACTCACCCGCAGACCAAGCATCAGGACTATATTGATGTCCTCGATTATCTCAAGCAGGCCGGGGCGACTCGAATCTCTATCGCCGAGCCTGATTTTTAG